From Humisphaera borealis, the proteins below share one genomic window:
- a CDS encoding DNA gyrase/topoisomerase IV subunit A — translation MARKGPGTQDNDNEEPVDDATSPADGEGSGSGDTAGSSGGGRSGGGGLAIIPPGGEDAASLQDIAQARYLNYALSVITSRALPDVRDGMKPVHRRIIYTMWQNGLRSTEKHRKCATVVGDVMGRYHPHGDGSIYEALVRMAQPFVMRATLVDGSGNFGSMDGDPAAAMRYTECRLTPIAAETIQEIGQGTVHFRPNYDGTREEPVVLPSKVPNLLLNGSTGIAVGMATNIPPHNLGEICNALLKVLDEPEIQEYRLVAQDAIRGPDFPTGGQVLNNKAELLEIYKTGQGAIKMRATWEKGPITRAAQVLYITSVPYGVNKAELVAAIAEVVISRKMPLLLDVKDISTDDVRIELQLKKDAEIDKVMAFLFKHTLLQTNFNVNLTCLVPTDNPEVCRPERLPLKDILWHFLHFRLEVVTKRLTHELEQLRKRIHTLEGFAFAFDILDDLIKIIRASEGKADAAARILKKYGIEPHGPRKPKDDGLDPEQVDDILELKLYRLARLEINLITDELAEKNKRAKEIKRLLDEEEATGRWGIVRKEIEELRDTYGKEPKNKRRTIIKDAENEVEYSAEDFIVAEDNHILVTADGWVKRQKEINPETTRLREGDRILSLVAGSTRATIVFFSNYGTAYTARIIDIPATTGYGEPIQKLFKLKDGEKIVSAISMDERVLPLKMTAINEKKPDDAPGLHGLAVTSDGYALRFGLDGYREVSTKSGRRYARPVEGAEVTLATVIDGSETVIAASQVRRVLLCNAGEINFLSGPGKGVLLIKLEKDDKLMAAITAVDDRDTLTVKTSMGGEQRLNTGRYKVTGRGGRGHEFVSRGQIAEVIYPPVTAPAALEGKA, via the coding sequence ATGGCCCGCAAAGGCCCTGGCACGCAGGACAACGACAACGAAGAACCCGTCGACGATGCCACCAGCCCCGCTGATGGCGAAGGCTCGGGTTCGGGTGATACCGCTGGAAGCTCCGGGGGCGGCCGTTCGGGTGGTGGCGGCTTAGCGATCATTCCGCCGGGCGGGGAGGACGCCGCCAGTCTTCAGGACATCGCGCAAGCGCGCTACCTCAACTACGCACTGTCGGTCATCACCAGTCGAGCCCTGCCCGATGTCCGCGACGGCATGAAACCGGTGCATCGCCGCATCATTTATACGATGTGGCAGAACGGGCTCCGTTCGACCGAAAAACACCGCAAGTGCGCCACGGTGGTCGGCGACGTCATGGGGCGATATCACCCCCACGGCGACGGGTCGATCTACGAAGCCTTGGTGCGCATGGCGCAGCCGTTCGTCATGCGGGCTACGCTGGTTGATGGCAGCGGCAACTTCGGCTCGATGGACGGCGACCCCGCCGCCGCCATGCGGTACACCGAGTGTCGGCTGACGCCGATCGCCGCCGAGACGATCCAGGAAATCGGCCAGGGAACCGTCCACTTCCGTCCGAACTACGACGGCACGCGCGAAGAGCCGGTCGTGTTGCCGAGCAAGGTGCCGAACCTGCTGCTCAACGGCAGCACGGGCATTGCCGTCGGCATGGCGACGAACATCCCGCCGCACAACCTGGGCGAGATCTGCAATGCGCTGCTGAAGGTGCTGGACGAGCCGGAAATCCAGGAGTATCGCCTGGTCGCGCAGGATGCGATCCGCGGGCCGGACTTCCCCACCGGCGGGCAGGTGCTCAACAACAAGGCCGAGCTGCTCGAGATCTACAAGACCGGCCAGGGCGCGATCAAGATGCGCGCCACCTGGGAGAAAGGGCCGATCACCCGCGCGGCGCAGGTGCTGTACATCACCAGCGTGCCGTATGGCGTGAACAAGGCCGAACTGGTGGCGGCGATCGCCGAGGTGGTCATCAGCCGCAAGATGCCCCTGCTGCTGGATGTGAAGGACATCAGCACCGACGACGTCCGCATCGAACTGCAGCTGAAGAAGGACGCCGAGATCGACAAGGTGATGGCGTTCCTCTTCAAGCACACGCTGCTGCAAACGAACTTCAACGTGAATCTGACGTGCCTGGTTCCGACCGACAACCCCGAAGTCTGCCGTCCCGAGCGGCTGCCGTTGAAGGACATCCTCTGGCACTTTTTGCACTTCCGGCTGGAGGTCGTCACCAAGCGGCTGACGCACGAGCTGGAACAGCTCCGCAAGCGCATCCACACGCTCGAAGGCTTCGCGTTCGCGTTCGACATCCTGGATGACCTGATCAAGATCATCCGCGCCAGCGAGGGCAAGGCCGACGCGGCGGCGCGCATCCTGAAGAAATACGGCATCGAACCGCACGGCCCGCGCAAGCCGAAAGACGACGGCCTGGATCCCGAGCAGGTCGACGACATCCTCGAACTGAAGCTGTATCGGTTGGCGAGGCTCGAAATCAACCTCATCACCGACGAGTTGGCCGAGAAAAACAAGCGGGCCAAAGAGATCAAACGGCTGCTGGACGAAGAAGAAGCGACCGGCCGGTGGGGCATCGTTCGCAAGGAGATCGAAGAGCTCCGCGATACCTATGGCAAAGAGCCGAAGAACAAGCGCCGGACGATCATCAAGGACGCCGAGAACGAGGTGGAGTACTCGGCGGAGGACTTCATCGTCGCCGAGGACAACCACATCCTGGTGACGGCCGACGGCTGGGTGAAGCGGCAGAAGGAAATCAATCCCGAGACGACGCGGCTGCGCGAAGGCGACCGCATCCTGTCGCTGGTCGCCGGCAGCACCCGGGCGACGATCGTCTTCTTCAGCAACTACGGGACGGCGTACACCGCGCGCATCATCGACATTCCCGCGACGACCGGCTACGGCGAGCCGATCCAGAAGCTGTTCAAGCTGAAGGACGGCGAGAAGATCGTGTCGGCGATCTCGATGGACGAGCGGGTTCTGCCGCTCAAGATGACGGCGATCAACGAGAAGAAGCCGGACGACGCGCCGGGCCTGCACGGCCTTGCCGTCACCAGCGACGGCTACGCGCTGCGGTTCGGCCTGGACGGCTACCGAGAGGTGAGCACCAAGTCGGGCCGCCGATACGCCCGTCCGGTCGAAGGCGCGGAAGTGACGCTGGCGACGGTCATCGACGGCAGCGAAACGGTCATCGCCGCGAGCCAGGTTCGGCGTGTGCTGCTGTGCAACGCCGGCGAGATCAACTTCCTGTCCGGCCCGGGCAAGGGCGTGCTGCTGATCAAGCTGGAAAAGGACGACAAGCTGATGGCGGCGATCACCGCCGTGGACGACCGCGACACGCTGACGGTCAAAACCAGCATGGGCGGCGAGCAACGGCTGAACACCGGCAGGTACAAGGTCACCGGCCGCGGCGGCAGAGGGCACGAGTTCGTCAGCCGCGGGCAGATCGCCGAAGTGATCTACCCGCCGGTGACGGCGCCGGCGGCGTTGGAGGGGAAGGCGTAG
- a CDS encoding efflux RND transporter permease subunit, with translation MISKFFVDRPVFASVLSIIIVLGGLVCMLTLPIAQFPEIAPPTIQITATYPGASAETVAQSLAQPIEQELPGAKGLLYTQSQCGNDGRLTTTVTFATGTDQDIAAVEVQNRVSRAQPRLPQEAVRQGIVVSKTSNSLLVVVSLKSDDPRYDELYLSNYATLNIADALKRVQGAGDVTVYGGKDYAMRIWLNPDRLSSTGLTVSDVSKAIQEQNGLYAAGRIGQRPSAGGTELTVPVITRGRLAEPNQFEDIVLRANPDGTMLRIKDVGRVQLGSQSYDLFGRLNGKPSTLILVYLQAGANALQTVEGVKATMNDLSSAFPKGVGYEVPYDTTKFVEVSIESVVHTLLEAVVLVLLVVFIFLQSWRATLIPLLAVPVAIVGTFIGMAALGFSINSLTLFGMVLAIGIVVDDAIVVVENVERVMHEKNLPVREATIEAMNEVTGPVIAIVLVLSAVFLPVAFLGGLTGVMYKQFAVTIAVSVAISGLVALTLSPAMCRLLLKPSHGKKFIAFRWFNTGFDKLTAGYRGAVRQTIRFGVISIAIFGVLMFSTWGLFKKVPGAFIPEEDQGYYIAAIKLRDGASVDQTDGAVSKVEQFVAKQKGVAYTIALGGLDLLANANSTDAATMFVTLDPWDKRESKDVQVDSLIRQSFGRFMMEPNQLVLPFNAPAVQGLGTRAGFEMQLQARAGGDVRDLAANRDLFIKELNQRPEIAKGSLNSPLSVRLPQLYIDPDVEKAKAAGVEQSELFATLQAYLGELYVNDFNKQGRVYRVNIQAEPEFRQGPENISKLYVRNNKGERVPVSELVTWRWQAGPNVVSRFNGFTSTQITGAPAPGYSTGQAVKAIEETAAKILPAGYGYEYSGATYQEVKAGSQAPLVIGFGLVVVFLVLAAQYEKWSIPLAVMLAVPIGLFGALLAVWLLGMNNDIYFQIGLLTLIGLAAKNAILIVEFCIVLRKEGKPIVEAAIEAARIRFRPILMTSLAFILGVVPLAIATGAGAAGRRSIGTGVLGGMLAATFLAIFFVPLFYVIIQTLSEKLSRKTAPAEKPPHTDPPVAVVAP, from the coding sequence ATGATTTCCAAGTTCTTCGTTGACCGCCCGGTTTTCGCCTCGGTGCTGTCGATCATCATCGTGCTCGGCGGGCTGGTGTGCATGCTCACGCTGCCGATCGCGCAGTTCCCCGAGATCGCGCCGCCGACGATCCAGATCACCGCGACCTATCCCGGCGCCAGCGCCGAGACGGTGGCGCAATCGCTCGCCCAGCCGATCGAGCAGGAACTGCCCGGCGCCAAGGGGTTGCTCTACACGCAAAGCCAGTGCGGTAACGACGGCCGTCTGACCACGACGGTCACCTTCGCGACCGGCACCGACCAGGACATCGCCGCGGTGGAAGTGCAGAACCGCGTCTCCCGCGCCCAGCCCCGGCTTCCGCAGGAAGCGGTGCGGCAGGGCATCGTGGTCAGCAAGACGTCCAACAGCCTGCTGGTGGTGGTGTCGCTCAAGAGCGACGACCCGAGGTACGACGAGCTGTACCTGAGCAACTACGCTACCCTCAACATCGCCGACGCGCTCAAGCGTGTGCAGGGCGCCGGCGACGTGACGGTGTACGGCGGCAAAGACTACGCGATGCGGATCTGGCTGAACCCCGACCGCCTCAGCAGCACCGGGCTGACGGTGTCGGACGTTTCCAAGGCGATCCAGGAACAGAACGGCCTGTACGCCGCCGGCCGTATCGGCCAGCGGCCGTCGGCGGGGGGCACGGAGCTGACGGTTCCCGTCATCACGCGCGGCCGGCTCGCCGAGCCCAACCAGTTCGAAGACATCGTGCTGCGGGCCAATCCCGACGGCACGATGCTGCGCATCAAGGATGTCGGCCGCGTGCAGCTCGGCTCGCAAAGCTACGACCTGTTCGGCCGCCTGAACGGCAAGCCGTCGACGCTGATCCTGGTGTACCTGCAGGCCGGGGCCAACGCGCTGCAGACCGTCGAAGGCGTCAAGGCGACGATGAACGACCTCTCGTCGGCGTTCCCCAAGGGCGTCGGCTACGAGGTGCCCTACGACACGACCAAGTTCGTCGAAGTGTCGATCGAATCGGTCGTGCATACGCTGCTCGAAGCGGTCGTGCTGGTGCTGCTGGTGGTGTTCATCTTCCTCCAAAGCTGGCGTGCGACCCTCATCCCGCTGCTGGCGGTTCCTGTCGCGATCGTGGGCACGTTCATCGGCATGGCCGCGCTGGGTTTCTCGATCAACTCGCTCACGCTCTTCGGCATGGTGCTGGCGATCGGCATCGTGGTGGACGACGCGATCGTGGTGGTCGAAAACGTCGAACGCGTGATGCACGAGAAGAACCTGCCCGTGCGCGAAGCGACGATCGAAGCGATGAACGAGGTGACCGGCCCGGTCATCGCGATCGTGCTCGTGCTGTCGGCGGTGTTCCTGCCGGTGGCCTTCCTCGGCGGGCTAACGGGTGTGATGTACAAGCAGTTCGCCGTCACCATCGCCGTCTCGGTGGCGATCTCCGGCCTGGTCGCGCTGACGCTGTCGCCGGCAATGTGCCGTCTGCTGCTCAAGCCCAGCCACGGCAAAAAGTTCATCGCGTTCCGGTGGTTCAACACCGGCTTCGACAAGCTGACGGCCGGCTATCGCGGTGCGGTGCGGCAGACGATCCGATTCGGCGTGATCTCGATCGCGATCTTCGGCGTGCTGATGTTCTCGACCTGGGGACTTTTCAAGAAGGTGCCGGGCGCGTTCATTCCCGAAGAAGACCAGGGCTACTACATCGCCGCGATCAAGCTGCGCGACGGCGCATCGGTCGATCAGACCGACGGCGCGGTCTCGAAGGTGGAACAGTTTGTCGCCAAGCAGAAAGGCGTCGCGTACACCATCGCCCTGGGCGGGCTGGATCTGCTCGCCAACGCCAACAGCACCGACGCGGCGACCATGTTCGTTACGCTGGACCCCTGGGACAAACGCGAGTCCAAAGACGTGCAGGTGGACAGCCTGATCCGCCAGTCCTTCGGCCGGTTCATGATGGAACCGAACCAGCTCGTGCTGCCGTTTAACGCACCAGCCGTCCAGGGGCTGGGCACGCGGGCGGGCTTCGAGATGCAGTTGCAGGCCCGCGCCGGCGGCGACGTCCGCGACCTGGCCGCCAATCGCGACCTGTTCATCAAGGAGCTCAACCAGCGCCCCGAGATCGCCAAGGGCAGCCTCAACTCGCCGCTGAGCGTGCGGCTGCCGCAGCTCTACATCGACCCGGATGTCGAGAAGGCCAAGGCGGCAGGCGTGGAACAGTCTGAGCTGTTTGCCACGCTGCAGGCGTATCTCGGCGAGCTGTACGTGAACGACTTCAACAAGCAGGGGCGTGTGTATCGGGTGAACATCCAGGCCGAGCCGGAGTTCCGCCAGGGGCCGGAGAACATCTCCAAGCTCTACGTGCGCAACAACAAAGGCGAGCGCGTGCCGGTGTCGGAACTGGTCACCTGGCGCTGGCAGGCGGGGCCGAACGTGGTCAGCCGGTTCAACGGCTTCACGTCCACGCAGATCACCGGCGCGCCTGCGCCAGGCTACAGCACCGGGCAGGCGGTGAAGGCGATCGAAGAAACCGCCGCCAAGATTCTGCCCGCCGGTTACGGCTACGAATACTCCGGTGCGACGTATCAGGAAGTCAAAGCCGGCAGCCAGGCGCCGCTGGTGATCGGCTTCGGCCTGGTCGTCGTCTTCCTGGTACTCGCGGCGCAGTACGAAAAGTGGTCCATCCCGCTGGCGGTCATGCTCGCGGTGCCCATCGGCTTGTTCGGTGCGCTGCTGGCGGTCTGGCTGCTGGGGATGAACAACGACATCTACTTCCAGATCGGCCTGCTCACGCTCATCGGCCTGGCGGCTAAGAACGCGATCCTGATCGTCGAATTCTGCATCGTGCTCCGCAAGGAAGGCAAGCCGATCGTCGAAGCCGCGATCGAAGCGGCCCGCATCCGCTTCCGGCCGATCCTGATGACGTCGCTGGCATTCATCCTCGGCGTGGTGCCGCTGGCGATCGCCACCGGCGCAGGCGCGGCGGGCCGGCGGTCGATCGGCACCGGCGTGCTCGGCGGCATGCTCGCGGCGACATTCCTGGCGATCTTCTTCGTGCCACTGTTCTACGTCATCATCCAGACCCTCAGCGAGAAGCTGAGCCGCAAGACCGCACCCGCGGAGAAACCTCCCCACACAGACCCGCCCGTCGCCGTCGTGGCTCCATAA
- a CDS encoding phosphate ABC transporter substrate-binding protein has translation MYPMFRATLIVSCLLALAGCRKEAGSTTKPAAGSALKINGSTTVNLVAAEAAEILRAEKGMNIQIDTQGGSAGGISAIGDGLVQIGMISKHLTDDDKKKHPKTNFKTIQIGEDAVALIVSKDVWDGGVKSLTKQQAKDIYQGKVTNWKQVGGPDQRIAFFNKEPGRGTWEVFAHWVYGSPKKAPSVSFPEVGGNEETRNKVASTKGALSQLSSSWADQKTVFALSLIGDDGSTVEATEASIASGKYPMSRPLSLITNGEPTGDAKVFVDFVLSERGQALLPKHGYLKMSQLKH, from the coding sequence ATGTATCCAATGTTTCGCGCGACCCTGATCGTCAGTTGCTTACTGGCCCTTGCCGGGTGCAGGAAAGAAGCCGGCTCCACAACGAAACCGGCCGCCGGGAGCGCCCTCAAGATCAACGGCTCCACCACCGTAAACCTCGTCGCCGCCGAGGCCGCCGAGATCCTGCGCGCCGAGAAGGGCATGAACATCCAGATCGACACGCAAGGCGGCAGCGCCGGCGGTATCTCGGCGATCGGCGACGGGCTCGTCCAGATCGGCATGATCTCCAAGCACCTCACCGACGACGACAAGAAGAAGCACCCCAAGACAAACTTCAAGACGATCCAGATCGGCGAAGACGCCGTCGCACTGATCGTCTCGAAGGACGTCTGGGACGGCGGCGTGAAGTCGCTGACCAAGCAGCAGGCGAAGGACATCTACCAAGGCAAAGTCACCAACTGGAAGCAAGTCGGCGGGCCGGACCAGCGCATCGCGTTCTTTAACAAGGAACCCGGCCGCGGCACGTGGGAAGTTTTCGCGCACTGGGTTTACGGCAGTCCGAAGAAGGCTCCGTCGGTCAGCTTTCCCGAGGTCGGCGGCAACGAAGAGACGCGGAACAAGGTCGCCTCGACAAAAGGCGCGCTCTCGCAGTTGTCCAGTTCCTGGGCGGACCAGAAGACGGTATTCGCGCTGTCGCTGATCGGTGACGACGGATCTACCGTCGAAGCGACCGAAGCCAGCATCGCCAGCGGCAAATACCCCATGAGCCGGCCGCTCTCGCTGATCACCAATGGCGAGCCGACCGGCGACGCGAAGGTGTTCGTCGATTTCGTGCTCAGCGAGCGCGGGCAGGCACTGCTGCCGAAGCACGGATACCTGAAAATGTCGCAGTTGAAGCATTGA
- a CDS encoding sugar phosphate isomerase/epimerase family protein: protein MSAALAADAPSPAVAGVPAAPRPRNRIAVSTYSFWRFLENSKIPVDKCIEHAAAMGFDGVEILHRQMDSEDNAALQSLKQTALREGVDLCGFSIHQGYVSPDPDVRQKNIDHTIKCIELAYAMGIPTMRLNTGRWNTTKSFDDLMKNRGVEPRLEGYTDDDGFKWCIDSIEKCLKKAGECGVTMGLENHWGLGLTPEGVLRIVDAIKSPWLQVTADTGNFLEDPYDRLAKLAPRTCYIQAKTYFGGGTWYTLDLDYPRIADIFRKANYRGYVSLEFEGKEDWKTAIPKSLDVLRKAFS, encoded by the coding sequence ATGTCCGCCGCGCTCGCCGCCGATGCGCCGTCGCCAGCCGTCGCGGGAGTGCCCGCCGCACCGCGCCCTCGCAACCGCATCGCCGTCTCGACCTACTCCTTCTGGCGGTTCCTCGAGAACTCCAAAATCCCCGTCGACAAGTGCATCGAACACGCCGCCGCGATGGGGTTTGACGGCGTTGAGATCCTGCACCGCCAGATGGATTCTGAAGACAACGCGGCCCTGCAATCGCTCAAGCAGACGGCGCTGCGCGAAGGCGTCGATCTCTGCGGGTTCTCCATCCACCAGGGGTACGTTTCGCCCGATCCTGACGTGCGGCAGAAGAACATCGATCACACCATCAAGTGCATCGAGCTGGCCTACGCGATGGGCATCCCCACGATGCGCCTCAACACCGGCCGTTGGAATACCACCAAGAGCTTCGACGATTTGATGAAGAACCGCGGCGTCGAGCCACGCCTTGAAGGCTACACCGACGACGACGGCTTCAAGTGGTGCATCGACTCGATCGAGAAGTGCCTCAAGAAGGCCGGCGAGTGCGGCGTGACCATGGGGCTCGAGAACCACTGGGGGCTCGGCCTGACGCCCGAAGGCGTGCTGCGGATCGTCGATGCGATCAAGTCGCCGTGGCTGCAGGTGACGGCCGACACCGGAAACTTCCTGGAAGACCCGTACGACCGCCTGGCCAAGCTCGCGCCGCGCACCTGCTATATCCAGGCCAAGACCTACTTCGGCGGCGGCACCTGGTACACACTCGACCTGGACTACCCCCGCATCGCCGACATCTTCCGCAAGGCCAACTACCGCGGTTACGTGTCGCTGGAGTTCGAAGGCAAGGAAGACTGGAAGACGGCGATTCCCAAGAGCCTGGACGTGTTGCGAAAAGCGTTTTCCTGA
- the pstC gene encoding phosphate ABC transporter permease subunit PstC, with product MSNVLFQNDTRQPRRFGWGLTRAMSLSLTAFAAVVLVGMLVLFAMESAPVLKHEGVNYVVGKTWFFRSETFGVLPMIYGTAVVAGIALLLAAPIGIGAAVFTAEIVPPRVRMPVKLAIELLAGIPSVVYGLLGILLLRNYVYDGLRAAGFDPLSGDTLLTAGLLLAVMILPTIMTLSDDALRSVPSMSRHAARGLGLTHGQAILAVSLPQARKGLIAAILLAFGRALGEAIAVFLVVGRQDNQLPGSLFSLEPLISSGQTLTSKLGGAEVNIAYGDPLHWAAVVGLGLLLLIAVTVVTLVAAWLQREAAHA from the coding sequence ATGTCCAACGTCTTGTTCCAGAACGACACACGCCAACCCCGCCGCTTCGGCTGGGGACTTACGCGCGCGATGAGCCTTTCGCTCACCGCGTTTGCCGCGGTCGTTCTGGTCGGCATGCTGGTGCTCTTCGCAATGGAGAGCGCTCCGGTGCTGAAGCATGAAGGCGTGAACTACGTCGTTGGCAAAACGTGGTTCTTTCGAAGTGAAACCTTCGGCGTGCTTCCGATGATTTACGGAACTGCGGTCGTCGCAGGCATCGCACTGCTGCTGGCGGCGCCGATCGGCATCGGGGCGGCGGTGTTCACCGCCGAGATCGTTCCGCCGCGCGTCCGGATGCCGGTCAAGCTCGCGATCGAGTTGCTCGCGGGCATTCCATCGGTCGTCTACGGACTGCTGGGCATCCTACTGCTGCGGAACTACGTCTACGACGGCCTGCGGGCGGCGGGCTTCGATCCGCTCAGCGGCGACACGCTGCTGACGGCCGGCCTGCTGCTGGCAGTCATGATCCTGCCGACGATCATGACCCTGTCCGACGATGCGCTGCGATCGGTCCCTTCGATGAGCCGTCACGCCGCCCGCGGCCTGGGCCTGACGCACGGGCAGGCGATCCTCGCCGTCTCGTTGCCGCAGGCCCGCAAGGGGCTGATCGCCGCGATCCTGCTCGCGTTCGGCAGGGCGCTGGGCGAGGCAATTGCCGTGTTCCTGGTCGTCGGCAGGCAGGACAACCAGCTTCCCGGGTCGCTCTTCTCGCTCGAGCCGCTGATTAGTTCCGGACAGACCCTCACCAGCAAGCTCGGGGGCGCGGAAGTGAACATCGCCTACGGCGACCCGCTGCACTGGGCGGCGGTCGTCGGCCTCGGCCTGCTGCTGCTGATCGCCGTCACGGTCGTCACGCTGGTCGCCGCGTGGCTGCAGAGGGAGGCCGCCCATGCGTAG
- a CDS encoding PstA family ABC transporter permease: MRRWSNLIVGGAATACGLIACTVLLWIVFAILFRGLPAVRWQFLTEQIRLVGAEGGIFYNLVGTGILMATAAVITTPLSVAIALAQGFYLRGNAAQRAVTLLLYLLNGVPSILFGILGLIVFVKYFDWGKSWLTGGILLGLMITPTVSVALLERIRMIPERYIEAAAGLGLTRSQIVRSVILPQSIGGLVTGLLLGLARAVGETAPIMFTATIFAGATFPTGIIESPVLALPYHIFQLAQDSFNPDVAVKVWGTATVLLGLVFLLSLVSLPIRLKVHEEARHA; encoded by the coding sequence ATGCGTAGATGGTCGAACCTCATCGTCGGCGGGGCGGCGACGGCCTGCGGGCTGATCGCCTGCACGGTGCTGCTGTGGATCGTCTTTGCGATCCTCTTCCGCGGATTGCCTGCCGTCCGTTGGCAGTTCCTGACGGAACAGATCCGTCTCGTCGGTGCCGAGGGTGGCATCTTCTACAACCTCGTCGGCACCGGCATTTTGATGGCGACCGCAGCGGTCATCACCACGCCGCTGTCGGTGGCGATCGCCTTGGCGCAAGGCTTCTACTTGCGGGGCAATGCAGCTCAGCGCGCCGTGACGCTGCTGCTTTACCTGCTCAACGGCGTGCCGTCGATCCTGTTCGGCATCCTCGGCCTGATCGTCTTTGTGAAGTACTTCGACTGGGGCAAATCCTGGCTGACGGGCGGCATCCTGCTCGGGCTGATGATCACGCCGACGGTCTCGGTGGCGCTGCTGGAGCGTATAAGGATGATCCCCGAGCGATACATCGAAGCCGCCGCCGGACTGGGCCTCACGCGGTCGCAGATCGTGCGATCAGTCATCCTGCCGCAATCGATCGGCGGTTTGGTGACAGGCCTGCTGCTGGGCCTGGCGCGGGCCGTCGGCGAGACGGCACCGATCATGTTCACGGCGACGATCTTCGCCGGCGCGACCTTCCCGACCGGAATCATCGAAAGCCCGGTGCTTGCGCTGCCGTATCACATTTTCCAACTGGCCCAGGATTCGTTCAATCCGGATGTCGCAGTGAAGGTGTGGGGCACGGCCACGGTGCTGCTCGGGCTGGTGTTCCTGCTGAGCCTTGTGTCGTTGCCGATCCGTTTGAAGGTGCACGAGGAGGCCCGCCATGCCTGA
- a CDS encoding efflux RND transporter periplasmic adaptor subunit, whose protein sequence is MGHLISHRNQLKWILRTGLFAAGSATLPFVAGCDKPGQAAGAPPPIEVTYTTVKTETVPADYSFIGQTEASQSVEIRARVQGFLLDWQKNAEGKPNFLEGMEVEKGQLLFQIDPKEFEVAVEEANSNLDRATARDNRAQREVKRLTDAVASNAAALKELDDAVSEQLQSKADVRLQKATLEARKLDLSYTTIKSPIKGVIGRAQRDVGSLVDASSNSLLATVLQLDPTYVNFSFSERDYIQWRKDVEMGKIVMPAGGPDKLYIDITLIDGTPYPYWGEVNFADVRIDPQTGTASVRASIPNPLLISPQRKPDHLLKPGQFVKGKIVGWQRPNTISVPQKSIIQSAAGAYVYVIGGDNKPEVRPVKLGSWTGLEWIVMDGLAAGDRVIVDGALKVIPNVPVKPTALPPTVRPQVITKPSTAPAELKNQAELEQLRMPGTRPATQPATQPAPY, encoded by the coding sequence ATGGGACATCTGATTTCACACCGTAATCAATTGAAGTGGATCCTGCGTACCGGCTTGTTCGCCGCGGGTTCGGCGACGCTGCCGTTTGTCGCCGGCTGCGACAAACCCGGCCAGGCCGCCGGCGCGCCGCCGCCCATTGAAGTGACGTACACCACCGTCAAGACCGAGACGGTGCCGGCGGACTACAGCTTCATCGGGCAGACCGAGGCGTCGCAGTCGGTGGAGATTCGCGCCCGCGTGCAGGGTTTCCTGCTCGACTGGCAGAAGAACGCCGAGGGCAAGCCCAACTTCCTGGAAGGCATGGAAGTGGAGAAGGGGCAGTTGCTGTTTCAGATTGACCCGAAGGAGTTCGAGGTCGCGGTTGAAGAGGCCAACAGCAATCTCGACCGCGCCACGGCCCGCGACAACCGGGCGCAGCGCGAGGTCAAACGGCTGACCGATGCCGTCGCGTCGAACGCCGCGGCGCTGAAGGAACTCGACGACGCCGTCAGCGAGCAGTTGCAGTCCAAGGCCGACGTGAGATTGCAGAAGGCGACGCTGGAAGCCCGCAAGCTCGACCTGAGCTACACGACCATCAAGTCGCCGATCAAGGGCGTCATCGGCCGGGCCCAGCGCGACGTCGGCAGCCTGGTGGATGCCAGCAGCAACAGCCTGCTCGCGACGGTGCTTCAGCTCGATCCGACCTACGTCAACTTCAGCTTTTCGGAGCGCGATTACATTCAATGGCGGAAGGACGTCGAGATGGGCAAGATCGTCATGCCCGCCGGCGGTCCCGACAAGCTGTACATCGACATCACGCTCATCGACGGCACACCATACCCTTACTGGGGCGAGGTCAACTTCGCCGACGTTCGCATCGACCCGCAGACGGGAACTGCCAGCGTGCGGGCCTCGATCCCCAATCCGCTGCTCATCAGCCCACAGCGCAAGCCCGACCATCTGCTGAAGCCGGGACAGTTCGTGAAAGGAAAGATCGTCGGCTGGCAGAGGCCCAACACGATCAGCGTGCCGCAGAAGTCGATCATTCAAAGCGCGGCGGGTGCGTACGTTTATGTCATCGGCGGCGACAACAAGCCGGAGGTTCGCCCGGTGAAGCTCGGCAGCTGGACGGGCCTGGAATGGATTGTCATGGACGGCCTGGCGGCGGGGGATCGGGTGATCGTGGACGGCGCGCTCAAGGTCATTCCGAACGTGCCGGTCAAGCCCACCGCGCTTCCGCCGACGGTCCGGCCGCAGGTGATCACCAAGCCCAGCACCGCGCCGGCGGAGCTCAAAAATCAGGCGGAATTGGAACAGCTGCGGATGCCCGGCACCCGGCCGGCGACGCAGCCAGCCACGCAACCGGCTCCCTACTGA